The genomic stretch aaaggagaatatacaaaaccatgctatttcaatggataaatgtgggtaaaaggtcataaaatctcttaaaatcaatacaagataaaccgtcaaaacggaaTTTATCAGGGGTCATcgcgagttaaattttattgaaaaggaTGTGAGGAATTACATTACGAGAGAAGTGCGAGAAGCATGGGTGTGCTTAAAGACTCATTTGATAGGAATTGAAATGATTTTCTGctgaattttggtcttgtggacaacaagtggctttcaggtaatgtttgtttaaaatctgcagcagaggtgtaaatttaatttttttcgggtgtatttatagtctgtgtttgggtgtattctGCAGATCTCTATGAAGACCGTCATATATGAgttccaatctatctggatcaccacttctggacagggatgagaagcacacaaaagagcgagagcatgcattcTTTTGGGTGTAAAAGCAGTgttcttttgggtgtatttctgaattTTCTTGTATTTCacatttacatatatatacatatatatacttCAGAATCTTGTTTTTATGttataaaatactattttttttacaaCGGTTTAAAGGTTTTAGGTATTAGGGTTTACGGGttaggggttagggtttaggttttaagTGTTTAGGGTTCAGGATTTTAGGGATAAAGCATCAGGGGGATATatttttgggtgtatattcAATTTTCTTTGGGTGTAAAAAATGGCAGGTTATGGGTGTATATTTGGtttgatatttttcttcatattatagtacctgtaattcatacattttgaatacagcagagagagtttaattattgaaaattttgatttatcTGTGACAATTTCTTAAAATCAATTgcaacataaataaaaaaaaaagtgttttcTTTTGAgaaatataatacacaaattcAAATGCAACACCTATAGACTATAGTGGATTGGGTTCTAACACCGACTCACTTTAGTATATCTGCATAGTAGTTTTGTTCATTCACATTAACAAACTAATTAATaggtttagaatttaaaatttaatatttagacataaaatttaaaaaatcaattaatatatatttgcTGAAAAATTAACTCTCagagtaaaattttaaaaatatacatAGTTAATTTGTATCAAATTCTAGCTTTGTTCCTATTAGAAATTTCACGtcaattgaaaatataaatgTTCTAGTATAAAACAATtcttattttgaaaatattttggtttaattactctgcaGGTCCCTATAATTttactgaatttttaattaggttcttatattttttttcttttcaattgggtctctatatgttaattttttttcaattaagtccttGCCGTGAAAATACCGTCTAAGATAACAAAATATTCTGTTTTAAACACGAATATTCTTCTGTTTAGATTAGGTAACTAATTAGAGATATctctattttttcaaaataccCAAAAACCCATTTGCATTTTGTCCCAAAGGAAAAAAAAGGgcaatttacataaataaataaagtgggagaattATTTACGTAAATGTGCAAATCTGTTTGTTGTTACGATTTTGTGCAAAAATGAATATtatgtaaaccgtggcaacccaccacggtttcaaaacaaacataaaccgtgggaggtcaccacggaTTATGAAGAAATTGGTTTGCAtgtaaaccgtgggaggtcaccacggtttacgTAGGAAAATGGTTGTTCATAAACCGTGGGGAGTCACCACGATTTATGTAGGGTAAAAAAACGTGGTGGCTTGCCACGGTTTATTCTGACGGAAAATCTATATATATGTGGGTGATTCAAGCAGCAGAAGAGATCATTCTCACAATGGCTAGGGAGGAAGAGAGCTTTCTTGCTCTGGTGCATTGCTctggaaaaattaaaaaaagcaaaagcCATGGTGTGAAGTTCACCGACAGAGAACCACTAAGTATGTTTATCAGTTCGTCTATGAGTTTGTCGGAGTTGAAGAACAGCATCTTGGAGAAGCTTGGCGTGTTGGGTTCCAAATGGGTGAAGAAActattctacaagattccaaTGGCGGTTGTCTCGACCGGTGTTCAGTACGAAACCTTTGCGGTTAAGTCTGATGAAGATATTAGGGTTCTCTTCTACTGTGTAAGGAGTTTTCCGGAGATCAGAATCCATGAGTTGTTTGCGAAGTTGGAGGTTGGTGTCGATAGTTCTGGGGCATCCGCTCCAGTTCCTTGCGTAGCATCCGCTGGTGGTGCATCTAGTTCGATGCCTCCGGTCAGACCGCATCTTCCGCCGGTTCAATCTCCTTCTTTTGCGGCTGACTTACAACAAACGGAGGTTGTTGGTTCTGTCCCCTTGGAGCATGCAGCAGTCATTGAGCCTCCCAACGTCGTGGGCACCGGTGGTGGCCTCGTGCCTTATCTCGAAGACTTTGGTGGACCTGATCATATAGAGAATGCAATGCGTGACGATGAATCTGAAGAGGAGCCTGTTGATATCGATGGTGACAGCGACGAAAACACAGGCGGCGATCCAGATGCGCAACATCGGCCTTCAAGTTCTGGTTCTCATCAATACCCTCCACACTTCTCGACACTAAACTTGGAAGCTCTTGGTCAACAGGAAGACAGTGGTGACAGAGTGGGTAGATCTTCTACAGAATTTGAGATTGGGCAATCTTTCCAGAGTAAAGATGAAGCTGTGCTCAGTGTGAAGGACTATAGCATCCGGCGAGGTGTTGAGTACAGAGTCATCGAATCGGATCATTTGAAGTATCATGGAAAATGCAAGGAATTCGGCAAGGGTTGCACTTGGTTGATTCGTGTAGCGCTTCGTGCACGAAAGGGAACTTGGGAGGTTAGGAGGTACAACGGGCCACACACGTGCCTCGCAACTTCTATTTCAAGTGATCACCGTCAGCTGGATTATAACGTTATATGTGCGAGGATTCTTCCTATGGTTAGGGCGGATGCTGCGGTTACGGTAAAGGTACTTCAACAAGCGACAGAAGCTGATTACGGTTTCAGGCCTAGTTACAGGAAGGTCTGGTTGGCTAAGCAGAAGGCTGTGGCAGAAATATATGGAGATTGGGAAGAGTCTTACGCGGAACTGCCCCGTTGGATGCTAGGGATCCAGGCAACAATGCCGGGAACAATCACGGTGCTGAAGACGTCTCCGGTTCAGATTGGTGGTGCTGTGGATGAGTCGAGGGTGTACTTTCACCGACTTTTCTGGACATTTCCACCCTGTATCGAGGGTTTCCGGCATTGCAAGCCACTCGTCAGTATTGATGGTACCCACTTGTATGGGAAGTATGGAGGGACGCTCCTGTTGGCTATAGCTCAGGATGGAAACTCGAACATCCTCCCGATAGCATTCGCCCTTGTAGAGGGGGAAAATGCAGAGTCGTGGTCATTCTTCTTGTCAAACCTACGAGAGCATGTGACTCCTCAGGAGGGTATCCTAGTTATCTCAGACAGGCATAATGGGATCAAGGCGGCCCTTGAGACACCTGAGAATGGATGGCTGCCTCCTCGTGCATTCCGGGCCTACTGTATAAGGCATGTGGCCGCCAATTTCGCCCTAACGTTCAAAGGTAAGGACTCAAGGAGGTTACTGGTCAATGCTGCCTACGCCAAGACTGAGGGTGAGTTTTACTACTGGTTCGACATCATGCGGACTGAGAATCCAGCAATGTGTGACTGGGCCAACCGTATGGAGTATGACAAATGGACCCAACATGAGGATGCTGGTCGACGGTTCGGGCACATGACCACAAACATCAGTGAATGTGTGAACTCCGTGCTAAAGGGAACTCGCAACCTCCCTATCACATCATTGGTTAAGTCAACCTATGGGAGGCTTGCTCAGCTATTTGTAGTCCGGGGACAGACAGCAGAGGCACAACTCGGAGCCGGCCATGAATTCTGTCAGGCATTGGTCAAGGCTATAGATCGGAACCTTAGAGACTCCAGGTGCTTTACTGTGACCTTATACGACAGGCATCAACTAGAGTACACCGTGGCAGAGACAACACCAACGGGGACGTTCTCTCTTGGTAGCTATAGAGTTTCCCTTAAAGATCACCGATGCGACTGTGGGCACTTCCAGGCGCTGCATTATCCATGTTTCCACGCCATTGCCTGTTGCGCCTACTCCCGGCTAAACTGGGCGTCATATGTTCATGAGGTGTATCGTATGACTGAGGTGTTCAACGTTTACAATCATGGGTTTCTCCCACCTATTCCTGAAGGCCTGTGGCCTCCATATGGTGGCCCAACCATTATTCCTGACCCTAATCTGCGGCGTGCAAAGGAAGGTCGTCCAAAGTCAACCAGGATCCGAGGAAGCATGGATCAGTCTCAACATAATCAGCCGAAGCGTTGTGGGTTATGCCGTCAGCCTGGGCATACGCGAAGGAACTGTCAGCAGCGATCACAAACTGGTGGAGGGGATGCTTAGATCTCATGTTGTGTAACCCTCGTCTATGctgttttatttgtttcttgCTCTAAGTAATGTTAGTAACGCGTCGTTGGTTAAATATGTCACTTTCAACGTGTTTCATCAACAACGAAATCTTAGTGTAATAACCTCGTTTTAAATTATCAGTTTCATTAAACCTCTTTCGATATCTTTAATAATGTGCATTATAATGTAAACCATACATGAACACATGAAATACTCTTAATCAGGCACTCACTACGTAgtcaaaagataaataatatttaacagTACGTCTGAAATACATAAACACTAACAATCATGCACATTACATAAACACTAACAGTAAATGTGCACAATTGTTAGTGTTTATGTATTTCAGACTTActgttaaataatatttatcttttcacTATGTAGTGAGTGCCTGATTCAGAGTATTTCATGTGTTCATGTATGGTTTATATTATAATGCACATTGTGAGAATAATCTCTTCTGGTGCTTGAATCACCCACATATATATAGATTTTCACCACGTTTTTTTACCctacataaaccgtggtgactccCCACGGTTTATGAACAACCATTTTCCTAcgtaaaccgtggtgacctcccacggtttacaTGCAAACCAATTTCTTCATAAtccgtggtgacctcccacggtttatgtttgttttgaaaccgtggtgggttgccacggtttacataATATTCATTTTTGCACAAAATCGTAACAACAAACAGATTTGCACATTTACGTAAATaattctcccactttatttatttatgtaaattgcCCGAAAAAAAACCCTAGCCAACCCCCAATTTGCTCCCTGAAAATCGTGTGCGGTGCGTTCTCCTCCGTCGGTCCATCATTTTCATCCATAGCTATCGATCCGTCGTCTTCATCCATAGCTTCCGTCGGTCCGTCGGTCTTTGAGGATCTGCACTGATTGATCCGTCGAAGCCCTGTCCGCCACTCGGCGCGCCTTGCCTTATCTCACCGCACCTTGCCTCGCCTTGTTGCCTGCACACTCGATCTGCCTAAACATGTGAGTTAGTTTCTTCATTTTTATTTCGTTTTGGTTGTTAAATGtataagattttgaattttgtgcTGCTATTTGTTTGGTATCAAGTCATTCATGTCTTCATAgttgtgttttattttttggCATTGATAATCTATTCACTGTAATTGCGTAATTCATGGGAAAGGTTTTAGACTAGTTACAAATGAGTATGGGAGCACTAAAGTATGGCttcctcaaatttttttatgccGTGTAACTGTATTAATTGTAGGCATTGTAGTTCTGTTATATTCACATTGAGTACCTAGTGTTCGAAGCAAAAATGTTTCTCACCCTGGTGATTCTCTCAATTCAATTACtatattgtttttatttcttGAGACAGATTGCGATTCTTGGAGTCGGAAGCCCGGCTTCGGGAGTGGTGTCTGAGGGTGCAAATACCATGGACGTAGGTAGGGCTGTGTTGGTTTAGATAGAGTCCAGAACTAGATTGGATGCAAGGACTTGGGGGACTATAAGTAGGGCTATGTTGGTTTACTCTCTCACTGCTTGCAATTTCACCATTCCAAGGGGAGATGTAGTAGTAGTTTTAATACCTTGAACATCTTCAATTGAATTATCACTGCTGAGGTATAATCTCTGGTTTGCTTTTATATCTAGGCCTTCAATTATGGCAAACTCCTTCAATAAATGACCTACAAGCTAACATTATATGCAAACATACTTGTCTTATCACAAGCATCTTGGATGGCTAGGTATTGGATGCTTTACTTAGTGGAGGTGGGTTCTGCAGTAGTGACCATTTGGATGTAAATTCTAATTGAATATAAGGTGCAAAAAATAAAAGGGTAATGCTTCAATATTGTTCATGCGAGATGAAGTTTAATATGTTTAGCAATAAATTCTAGTCATCTGCTCACATATTGAGTTTTATGCTGAGTAGGATTCATTCTTAAGGTGCTTTAAGTCAATTCGATCAGAATCTAGGAACtggaatatttatttatttccttTGTGGTGCTTTGGAGTTGTAATTCGATATTTGGTTCTGTTCCTGCAAGGTCAGCATATTACTTTTACCATATTTGCTTACATGTGATGCATCATATGGTATTACTAATGAAATATTACTATTTGCCTAGCTAATTTTAGATGATACTTATCCTTATTATAGAGATATGCTTTGATGCTGGCATTatcgaaaagaaaaaaaagatttaaaaggacatgatttaaattaaaatttgatgtaacatgtttatgcctATGTCAATTTTTTAGAAATATGACATTAGTTGAATACCTATTTcttgaattgatttttgaaatttttttttatataatggtttaggatttacaatataaatatttatgtacAAGGATTTTGTTAATTGGGGAATTGACATATGATTTAATTTTGCTGTGAACATCGTTAGCTGTGTGCATCCAAATCATTTTGTATATACAAGCTGAAACTAAGTTGTTGCAGATTGAATGGACCAAGAGTTTTTGTACAGAAATTTTGTGCAAGGCTTTATGTTCATGTGCAGCCGGCACTTGGTGGAACTTTCACAGACATTGCAATGTGGATTTTCTGTCCATTCAATGGACCAACTACTCTTAAAATTGGAATAAAAAAACATACCTTTTGAGAATTGGTTTTTAGTTAAGATTTGGTGCTATTCATTTGATAttatttgttgttgttgatttaggttttcattaaaaatcttGGTGTGTTTTCTGATATTACAATTTATCATATCTTCTAGGAAAATATTTTGTTGTGACAAAGACGGTGTGAGGATGCATTGTATTCTCTGTTCACTTTTGGTGTTCGACGGTCTGTGGGTCACTTGGCATCAGTTGCAATGGCAAAGATCATATCTAAGGGAGATGGAATATCTGTTTATGCTAGAGCAAGCAGCCTTTAGGGATTTCTTTTTGATAGTTCTTGTTACCATAAggaaaattcatttcttcaatatacttgtttttgagtttttgtgAGCTAAATTGGTTCTCTTGTTTGAGGAACTATATAGAACTCAATTTTTGTAAACAATTTTAGTTATTATTCTATCAATGATTCTTGTTACCATATACCATATGTAAGTTCTTTCATTATGTGGCCATAATAAATACTTGAGTGATGAAcattgaattttatattatacttattactactatttttctgtttcattttatccatttttttttgtatattctTAAGATAAGTTATTTTGAAagtcaaaaaaataaagagatggTATTTTTAGTacaatttgtatataaataaaaaaaatgatagtgataaaataaaagggattatagaaatattttttatgtcgTAGAATTATTAAATAGGGATTATAGGAATATTTTTCattgaatatttataatttctctaaattttcaattaggtccctatacttttttttcttttcaattaagtccctaGGGGTATACAAGTAATTTCACAATTCACTAACATTTTTTTAACGTTTAACGTTAACAAtgactaaattgaaaaaaaaaaaattaacgtatacggacccaattgaaaagaaaaaaagtgtatggacctaattgaaaattcggTGAAACTATAAAGACCtgcagagtaattaaaccaaaTATTTTCTAATCTCAGAAATTTCACGTTTCAAATGTCTAGTTCTAAACATGAGACAAGTGACCCTAAAAAGGAAAAATTAATGTCAAAGCAATAAAATTGACCACTACTATTGTGACGAGTTTATTCTTAGAAGCACATACAAATCTCTCTCCTCAATTAAACATGCTTGCAGCAtagaaaattttcaagaaacgAACCAAGGGTAGAATAATGAACGAGTGTGCTTGTGTGCATGTGTCTGAAAAATGACTAATAATCAGAAAATTACAAATGTCTTATTAAGCCATACATAGCACCCGTTGATTAATTGATCACATGATGGAGCAATTATCAGGGTTTGATTCATAAACAACCCTGTAGTTGCAAGCTGGGGGATTACATGGCACAACATAGCACCTTGGACAATTGCACCATGGAGGGCAATTAATGTAAACCGGTTGCGGTTGTGGCTGTGGCTGTGGTTTTGGTTGCTCTGCCGGTTTGGATTCAAGCTTAGTAGGAGGCTTGGGAGGGGAAGAACAGTGACCACTACACTTGGGACTCTCACATTTGATGCAAATGTTGCATTTTCCATCACACTTTGGATTGTTGCACTTGAAGCATATTAGGACACACTTGCATTCACACTTTGGCCCTTGACACTTCGTGCAATGATCGCCTATCTTGTGAAGATACAAATACCAGCATTGAATACCAAAGAATGGGACAAGTTTATGACAAAAAAGATAACTAAATTTAGTCATAAAAAAACTTTCCCATATCAGTTTAATCTCT from Arachis stenosperma cultivar V10309 chromosome 9, arast.V10309.gnm1.PFL2, whole genome shotgun sequence encodes the following:
- the LOC130950971 gene encoding pollen-specific leucine-rich repeat extensin-like protein 1 isoform X2, with translation MVSLEGDEKDRVVVIGDNINTIYLINQLNKKFKCVTVVSIEEVKKKQEGKKDEKKDDKKKDDKKDEKKKEEKPFCAVLCLPAPPHAQCSNCQPKCDHCTKCQGPKCECKCVLICFKCNNPKCDGKCNICIKCESPKCSGHCSSPPKPPTKLESKPAEQPKPQPQPQPQPVYINCPPWCNCPRCYVVPCNPPACNYRVVYESNPDNCSIM